The Acetomicrobium flavidum genome window below encodes:
- a CDS encoding ComF family protein — translation MAGIASLFWHVLFPVACPVCGRAGSTGCLGCIKGVLSPSGPVCIECLNCYPCDRHTLAFPHYFGATHKGPARQLIHLLKYGHHGALGISMGRALAACLSFPLPDALVPIPLHNESPRFFNQSEKIAQGLSLELGVPVMNCLSWNVRIHPRALTKSYARSKLPEGAFKLDERRLKAGIRTVMICDDVCTTGATILGAAETLAKGGLQVLGSASFTLAKGKK, via the coding sequence ATGGCGGGGATAGCGTCTCTGTTTTGGCACGTCCTTTTTCCCGTAGCCTGTCCGGTTTGCGGAAGGGCGGGCTCAACGGGTTGTCTCGGTTGCATAAAGGGAGTGCTATCCCCAAGCGGCCCTGTGTGTATCGAATGCCTGAACTGTTATCCCTGCGACAGGCACACATTGGCCTTTCCCCATTATTTCGGCGCCACTCACAAAGGCCCCGCAAGGCAATTGATTCACCTCCTAAAGTATGGACACCACGGTGCACTGGGCATATCCATGGGAAGAGCCTTGGCTGCCTGCTTAAGTTTTCCTTTGCCGGATGCCCTTGTGCCGATACCGCTTCACAACGAAAGCCCCAGGTTTTTCAACCAATCCGAGAAGATCGCTCAGGGTTTGTCCCTTGAGCTTGGCGTGCCCGTCATGAATTGCCTTTCCTGGAACGTGAGGATCCATCCGCGGGCGCTGACCAAGTCGTACGCTAGAAGCAAGCTTCCCGAAGGTGCCTTTAAGCTTGACGAACGTAGGTTAAAAGCAGGCATTAGGACCGTAATGATCTGTGACGACGTGTGCACCACCGGAGCCACCATACTTGGGGCAGCCGAGACCTTGGCCAAAGGAGGGCTGCAGGTCTTGGGGTCCGCGAGCTTCACTTTGGCCAAGGGCAAAAAGTAA